From the genome of Setaria viridis chromosome 1, Setaria_viridis_v4.0, whole genome shotgun sequence:
TACTAAATCCGCCATCTGGCAAATAGCAAAAACGGTACAGCAAATGGGAACATAGAAAGATCAACAGCTAGATGAAGCTAAGCTACCCCGCAAATTCAAATGAATATTGTTTGGTGCGACAAAACAGTCAGAACGTTTTGCATTTCTCACGAGAAGCAGCACAAATCAACAATTATTACCACAGTTACAAAGCATGCTTCTAAAGCTATAGATCGACATCACAACGGCGAACACAAAGGCAGGGATTAGGAGGGAGCTAGGCCTTTACCCTGTTCTGGTCGACCACGTCGACGATAACGACGAGGCGGCCATAGTCCTTGCCGTAGTTCACCAGGGCCACGCGCCCGATCTCCACGAACCTCTTGAACGGCTGCACGCATAGCACAAGAACACAAAACCCTAGTCAGACCCCGCGCCGTTACAGAATCCTCCCGGAAACAACACCTTTCAGCTCGATCCACGTACCATCCTCGCGGCGGTCGGAGAGGCGagcggcggctgcagcggcgggAAGCGGGAGCGAGGGAGACGGCGAGGCGGGGCGGAAGTGCAAAGAGAAGCTAGGGTTCGGCAGTGGGAGCGGCCTATAAAGCGGCGTGCAGGTTCGGGACCGCCGCTGGATCAGGAGATGGGGCACCCTGGCCGTCCGATCCAGGTCAGAGTGCTCGCAAGGGGTTTGCCGGGCCTTTTGGGCTATGAATACATAAATGGGCCACGAATGTTTTACATGTTGGGCCTTATAGGCCCGTAGCGACTTGTTCGCCTCTCACGGATCGGGTCACAGAGATTCCTCCTGTCCTCCGCAGTAAAAAAATCAGTACGGCGTCGGTGCTGGCCTGGTCTCGCCGCGCATCTTCTTCTGCTCTCGCTGCGTCAGTAAAAGCAGCTGCGGGATATATTCGTTTCCTCCCCGATCGGGCCTCCCTCCTGCAGTCTCCTCGCCGACAGGGAACGCCGGGGTGAAAGAAGGGAGCTTCCATTGCCGGATCCGTGAACGGTTAGTTTGCAATCAGCTCTATGTATGATTTCAGATCATGGCGGAATAGTAGCGCGTACATCTCTTGTGGATTTTATGGAGTTCAGAATCCGGGCAACCTGGATTGGCGGGGTTTTGTGGTGCTTTCTTGGTGGTTCTATGTGTAGTCCGTGAAGATCTGATCCATGGATTTCGTGGTTATAATAATATTCAGTGGGAGATCAGATGTTAGTGTGATCTTGTGCATGTTGGGGCTGAACGTCTGGGTGATTAAGACTTAGTCACTTAGATATGTATGGGATGCTGGCAATTACTTCCTCTCAGTGAGCATATTCTATTTGCTGTTATGATGGGTTGATGTACTTGTTGATTCTTTCAGGTTCAGAGATGGCTGAGACGGTGTTCACTCCCTCTTTGGAAGGGATGAAGCATGTCAAGGCAGAAAACGGAGTCATTCTCACCAAGCCTTTCCTTGAAGTCTGCAAGCAAATCTTGCCTGTCCTGGGTAACTTGCTTTCCTTATGTCTTCCCTTAATTCACTTCTCTTGACTGCTGCATTGTTTGTGGCATGAGGTTTTGAGATTTAATCCAGTAGTCCAGCTGTGTTACTTTAATTAAATCTGTGATTTGGTACCATGCTTAGTTCAGTGGCACGGTGAATGGGTTTGAGTTATTTCTCACACGTGATAGATTGAGACAAACCCTCATTGATTTAGTAAAGGCCTCCTATCTTATTATGAGCTTTGGAGTCTTGAATCATTCAAGATTTTGTGCACCCATCTGCACGATACTTGTGTTAGTCCTTAAATTGTGCTACTGTGTTGCCTTAAACCATGGAAAAGAATGCCATTGAGTTCTATACTCGTAGTTATGCTTTTCTCTACGTTGAGCCTTAATTGTATTGCTTACACAATAAATCATCTTTTCATTAATTTTCCCTTTATTCCCGCTGTTGCACACCAGATAAATTTGGAGCTGCTATGGCAATTGTAAAGAGTGACATTGGTGGCAATATCACAGTAAGAAAATCTTTTTGCAAGATTACTATTATACAAATATTAGTCAAAGTTTATCTTCCATTCTTTTTTGCTCGTAAATAGCTGGTAGTGGTGTTGATGTTGTCTTTCAACTACTGATGTTGTGATAATCCATATTTAGTTTAGACAGATCTGGCTCCTGTTTAGTGTGATTGCCTCTTATGTAGCCCTCAAAGTTCTAagttgtttttcctttttaatttcAATTGACCTGATCCTCATCTTTCAGAGACTAGAAAACAAGTATTCTTCAGACCCATCAAAGTATGAGCACTTGTACACCATGGTTCAGGAAGAAGTTCAAAACAAGACTGCAAAAGGTTCCTCAAGCTGCACAAATGGGCTTCTATGGCTCACGAGGTGCttaaatttcttttattttgtcgGTTTTTTGTTGCAACTTGATCAGCAAGCCAAGTATCTGACTTCCGTTTACACAAAATTTTGCATCTCAGGGCCATGgatttccttgttgagttgttcCGTAACCTGCTTGAGCATCCAGACTGGACTATGAGTCAAGCATGCACTGATTCATACACCAAAACTCTGAAGAAATTTCATGGCTGGCTTGCCAGTTCTAGTTTTACGGTAGAATCTTTCACTCTGATGATCCATGCAATCAATAGAATTCTATCCACATAAGGCAAACTGTAATTTAATGTCCCTTGCTCAAGAAATTATAATCAACATATGGATGGATTGTGGAAATATGAGGCTTAGTTTTCACATGGATTATAATCAATATTCAGGAGAGCAGCATACCTTTATATTTAGATGGATAATAAAAGCCAAAGGTCTtacaaagaagaaaacaaaaggagaaactaaaaaattaaaataggtGTTGTTGGACTTGCCAGCTACAGGACAAACACCTGATAGTCAATTAATTTGAACTTTGCCAATCCAAATGTCTACTAAAATCCCAATCTCTTAATACATTGTTGCTCATTTCTGTATGGAGATAGGTCAAGTGGTCGATATTATCGTCTTTTAAGATAGATTGTATACTTTTGGTATCTCTTCTATCTGCTCTCATTTTGGTGATTTCATGA
Proteins encoded in this window:
- the LOC117862646 gene encoding glycolipid transfer protein 1, translating into MAETVFTPSLEGMKHVKAENGVILTKPFLEVCKQILPVLDKFGAAMAIVKSDIGGNITRLENKYSSDPSKYEHLYTMVQEEVQNKTAKGSSSCTNGLLWLTRAMDFLVELFRNLLEHPDWTMSQACTDSYTKTLKKFHGWLASSSFTVAMKLAPNRDKFMEVISGTGDINADIEKFCTTFSPFLKENHDFLASVGLDDMKAS